The genomic interval GCATCAGCACCATGCCTGAtctcagagaggaagagagcagaGTAGGTGGATCAATAATTCATATTCTAATAATTCAGGCAAACCTGGAATTTGGCTTGCTGCTTATGATTAATAACCCATTTGGAATGAATGCTAAGGCATATTAGATGAATAGCTAATTTAACAAGCTAAAAGAATTTACACAACTAAATTGTCTGGCAAAATTAACAAGCATACAAAACCTAACAAGCTTACTAACAAAATAGCTAAATTACAAATGTATTAACTGACGTACCAAAGTTAAAATtgtttaatataaacatattgaTAAAATTCTTTAGATTTGATGATGAATTTTcaagtttgatttattttttttgcttatttattttcttacataataataataataataataataataataataataataataataatatcttgcCTGCATTCATCATCAGTGTAAGGACTAAATAATAGTCGCATATCCATACATAACCAACGTTTAGTTGTAGATAACTGTAGGCTTAATCTATTGCATCtggtgggtatgtgtgtgtgtgtgtgtgtgtgtgagacagagagagagagagagagattgcccCAGACAAGAACCAACATGTTTTCCTGTAcagagaaaacaacaaaaatcctGAGAAATGCCAGTGATGTACCATGTCTAAGCATGGGAGTTTCAAGTGTTTTATAATCTGTATGTAATAATGTAACAAGTATACAAAACTATTACATTTATGAGAGCCTGCTGTAAAGTTTGTTCTAGTTGCACAATGCTAAAAGGTTTCACAGTATCTCTGAATGATTATCAGGAACAAAGGCACATTTGTGCTACATTCTCATTCATAATAAAATGATGACTACATTATCTGATGGCACGCATTAGGGGATGTATTCCCTTTTTGAGTCTAGTTcctaaggtttcttcctcatttctgTCATCTTATCATGAGAGATTTTCtgtagatttctgtaaagctacacTGAATCCAAATGTCTATTGTTAACCGTTATACAAATCAAACCACAAAATCTACAATAATACACGTTCCTCATAATTGTTTAGTGACCTTTCCTATATacctgtaaagaaaaaaaatttgtaaGCAGGGTCATCGTGTATTACAGGGAAAATGTTTGTAGTAATTATACCTACATTTCTTGTATGCTTAAGGTTAATGTCAACATTCTTCACAAACAGGGTGAATGTTCCCAGCGGTGCCAACAGATATTCATTGTGGAGACTGTATGCGTGGCATGGTTTACCCTCGAACTCGCTCTACGTTTCCTGCAGGCACGTAGCAAGCTAGAATTTGCATGCGGGCCACTCAACATCATTGACGCCATGGCCATTTTGCCGTACTACATCTCCTTGCTGGTGGACGAGAGAGCTCTAAGGCTAGGAGATCGTACGAATGTCGGTGGAGGGTATTTGGATAAGCTGGGTCTGATTCTGAGACTCCTGCGTGCCCTACGCATCCTGTACGTCATGCGTTTGGCGAGGCACTCGTTGGGATTGCAGACTCTCGGCTTGACTGTGCAAAGGAGCATGCACGATTTTGGACTTCTGCTCCTGTTTGTGTGCGTGGCTGTCACGTTGTTCTCACCTCTCGTACACTTGGCCGAGAGCGAGCGCCATGGCTTCAGCAGCATCCCTGCATGCTACTGGTGGGCCATCATTTCCATGACCACGGTGGGCTACGGCGACATGGTCCCACGCTCCATCCCTGGTCAGGTGGTGGCCTTCAGCGGCATCCTGAGCGGAATCCTCATTATGGCCTTCCCAGCTACCTCTATTTTCCACGTCTTCTCACGTTCCTACCGTGAGCTgaaacaggaacaggaaatgaTGCACAAAGATGAAAGAGCTGCCTTATTAGCCGCAGAGGAGGTCTGGGTAGAATCTGAGACAAACGCCTACTGTTGGACTCAAGGATATTCTAACAAACTGCATGAGGGTGAGAATAGGGATGGACCTAAAAAAACTGTTTTAACAGACACATCATGCTCGGACTTGTTGTAGATGCTGAAACTAGTGATCATGGGGGTTGCAGAAACACTTGTGGTGAGTGAATTTTTGTGCCCAGTAAAAACAGGAACCTCAAGACAGAGCTTTAGCTTTGACTTTAAATATGTCGGgactttatcttttttttttttggcctcatcCGCATATCATGACTAATAATGAAAGCAAAGAACTTTACTGAAACAATTTACTGCATACTATTTGTAAGAGTGTACTCATTTCCTTATATAACCTACAGTAACAATAAATATTGGTAcaacaataacagtaacagtaacaactGTGATTTTGGATTAGACCTTGCATTCTGCTTTGGTTTGTCACAGACATAATCTTCTTGAACTGAATTAACCTGAATTGTTTCCCTGGGCATGTATAGGTTTGATTTTGTACAACATCTGTCACAAAAcgtcttttattttttgcttggtctcttctgaaaaataaaaaataaaaaaattcacacaTTTTGTACACAACTCCTGTTCATTTCTGAAATAGTAAATCTTGAAATACTTGTACCAAGACTAAATTACTACTTAATTACTACTTAATTGATACTTAATTACTACTTAATGGACCTGAAAATAACTCTCCATTATTGTTTTGATTGGTTGTTGTTGCAGTCCTCCCTTGGGAGTTGTAAAACTTTCTAAATACTTCTGTCCTGTGCttgaaaaataacacaaaataaaaaggattcttattttgcttttattattctgttttaCTGTAAAAGCATGTATggcattttgctttttttttatagatagcATGTTCCAGGTTTGATAAACTGATTATGCAacagaaataaagagataaaatCAATAAATGCTATAAAGCCAGTGACATTAGGAGCCAGATTCAGGTTACATGTGGTTTTTGTCACAGTACACTACCAGATTTAATctcaaaataaagaaatataaaatgaagcCTCAACAaagtatatttttaaacagtaaaCTGTGACATGGAAGTAAGAGGATCTGTTTGCGCTACTTGCTTGTAGGTTTTGTACTTTGAACTGTAATAAActaccccccacacacagagagagagagagagacacacacacacacacacacagacagacacacacacacaaacaaacagtttCATTCTGAAAAAGTCCATCAATTACacctttacattattttattttctctacaGCTCTAATCTTTTATTGCTATCTGTAACGCTAGCAAACTTAGCatataaaactgaaaataaataatctgtGCTTTAGCCCTGGGTTGGGCAAGTCAAAGCCTGACAATGTAAGCCTGACGGTGTTCAAGTAAATC from Hemibagrus wyckioides isolate EC202008001 linkage group LG10, SWU_Hwy_1.0, whole genome shotgun sequence carries:
- the kcng4b gene encoding potassium voltage-gated channel subfamily G member 4 — protein: MPIISNTNDFSNFSISSDDSSLDRFFTEIPETETIKGVYFQRAQPLRDPSALTNVDHSKLALVNVGGDRYTFAWSTLDDFPLSRLGQLRYCSSPEDIARLCDDYDEVNREFFFDRSATAFRVILNFLAAGKLRLLRQACAVFLSDELAYWGIEPTGMERCCRRVMITCVEEVAEKKRKEEARRQKRLNKEPTQEKEEGFHGFLNRLRDVVDNPHSGWLGKSFAYISVAMIVVTVVSLCISTMPDLREEESRGECSQRCQQIFIVETVCVAWFTLELALRFLQARSKLEFACGPLNIIDAMAILPYYISLLVDERALRLGDRTNVGGGYLDKLGLILRLLRALRILYVMRLARHSLGLQTLGLTVQRSMHDFGLLLLFVCVAVTLFSPLVHLAESERHGFSSIPACYWWAIISMTTVGYGDMVPRSIPGQVVAFSGILSGILIMAFPATSIFHVFSRSYRELKQEQEMMHKDERAALLAAEEVWVESETNAYCWTQGYSNKLHEGENRDGPKKTVLTDTSCSDLL